The DNA segment GCCACGCCTCGAGTTCCGGGTGCCCGACCTCGGTCGTGACCATGTACATCATCCCCACCCCGCGGGCGTCGTGCTGGAACGTGGCGATGCGTCGCGAGTCGGGAGACCACTTGAGCACGGGACGGTCGCTCTTCACCCAGCCCGCGTTGTTCGTCGCGTAGCCGAAGTCCTCGACCCCGTCGTCGGTGAGTCGGGTCTCCTCCTCCGTGGACAGATCCCGGAGCCACAGGTTGTGGTCGCGGATGAAGGCCGCCCTGGTCCCGTCCGGCGACACGATGTCGAAGCGGCGGGCCGTCGTGGCCTCGGGCGCCGGGACCACCTCGCAGCGGTCGGGGTCGAGTTCGCAGGCGTACGTCTCTCCTTCCACATCGACCTCGAAGCGGACTGTCCCGGCCTCCAAGGCGAGATCTCCGAACGGGAGGGCGAAAGCGGCGTACTCTTCGCCGGTCGCCGCGGCGAGCGCAGAGGCCATGCGCGCGTGGCCGAAGGCGCGCTCCCGCGTCCCCGCGGCCGGATCGATGAGGACGTACTCGGTGCCGCCCTCGAACCGGTTTCGGTACCAGAACCGCCCGTCCTCCAGCCAGACCGGAATGACGGAAGCCCCGAGCACGAGCGGATTCACCTGGCTCGCGAGCCGCCCCTCCGCCCGCGCGTAGTCCGCCACCGTCAGCGCGTCGGGGGCCGCCTGGGCGTGCGCACCCGGCGCCGGCGAGAGGGCGGCGGCGATCAGCAGCGCTGCGTTGGCTATGCGGCTCATGCTTGCGATCCTGTTGGACGTCCTCGGTCCTCTGCGGCATGCGAAGTCGCAAGATGCCGACCGCCCTCTTGGCCGGCCACCGCCCTCCACGACCTTTTGTGATGTTGCCAAGACATGGCGATATGGCATAAAATCGTTTATACCATACTAACAAGAACACCATATACGAGGTGGTTCCATGATTGAAGCGGTGAACAGCCCGGCCGGTGATACGGTTCAGAGCGAGCTGGTGGCGATCGACGCCGCTGGCCGGTTGGTTGTGCCCGGAAAATTCCGGAAGGCCCTCGGAATCAGCGGCCCGCAGCAGCTACTGGTTGGACTCGAGGGGAACACGCTCAGGGTCACTACGACAGATGGGGTCATCCGTCGCTATCAGGAACTTGCCAAGCGCAGGAAGCGGACGACCGGTAGCGTTGTCGATGCATTCATCGCGGAGAGGCGTAGAGAGGCCGCGGAGGAATGAGGCTCCCCGCGGCGCTGCTGGACGCATCGGCGCTCCTGGCTCTTGTCTTCAAAGAGAAAGGTGCAAACCGGGTGTGGGATGTCGTGCGGCGGGGCGCGGCGATATCGGCCGTAAACGCTGCCGAGGTGGCCTCCAGGCTCGGCAGCGAAGGTTGGACCGAGGAGGAGGTCGAGGGCTTCTTCGAAGACTCCCGCATCGAAGTCTTCCCGTTCGACAGA comes from the Candidatus Palauibacter australiensis genome and includes:
- a CDS encoding type II toxin-antitoxin system VapC family toxin; the protein is MRLPAALLDASALLALVFKEKGANRVWDVVRRGAAISAVNAAEVASRLGSEGWTEEEVEGFFEDSRIEVFPFDRPAALLSGAYRQSTRQLGLSLGDRACLATARQLGLAALTADRAWAELELDGVSVICIR